Part of the Engystomops pustulosus chromosome 4, aEngPut4.maternal, whole genome shotgun sequence genome is shown below.
ATGGGAGGGGGGTCCACCACCTTTCTCAAGCACATGCAAAGTTTAAATACATGCCTCTCacaacaccttaaaggggtattccaggaatcaggataattcatatacaaatgggcccataaaatataagcttatatgtaatgagttgttattttacattttgctcccattagcagaaaaatgctgatgacatatcctgtaatgaagaattaaaatgctactggccctttaatcagtgcgttaatttcctccgcgcggtccgttgcagagcatacacaggacagaagatggccgctggtcacatatccacatcacatgtcctgcagctgcctgggcaggtcatgtgatcaccagtacgtttggctgtagtcggttggttgcagtacagCCAGATTGgctagtgttttggtgatggcagttacacatcattactatggtaacagagcaagaaaacctgttagattatcactgggagcagagcataagagggagaaggagttactgagaactaaagaatcTTGGGACTTGCAGGTTTccggtggcagccatcttggtgataactttagagaggccataaaattttgtgaatcataaaatcaaactatttaagctccattttgtgactaatgacatttagTTATGTTACATTCATTCATTTATagaattatgggtttttgtatcagacgttattcccggaatacccctttaaagaaacaaTAGCCCAATAGACCAGACCAAATTTAAAAATTGTATAAGTAATGTGTATCATGCGTATCTGCTAGGGGCCTTTGCATACAAGCACATTCATAACACAGAGCTgtcttatggcttattttctgcataacaaattacacttcaaaatgatggtattaaatatttcatgccatatactgggaagcgggaagaaaaaattccaaatgcagtgaaattggtgaaaaaacgcatttgcgccgtattattgtggacttggattttacagatttcactgtacaccccaaatgacatgtttactctATTTTTTGGGTTAGtataattacagggataccaaatttgtataggttttataatgttttcatacatttaaaaacattaaaacctcctgtacaaaaatatttttttaggattttgccatcttctggcgctaataaattttttatacgtatatgtatatggtatacagtgctttgggaggtgtcattttttgtgacttttggtgacgtttgcaatgttatcatttgtaggactgtacaacctttttatcactttttctagaattttttatattttttaaaatggcaaaaaagtgccaatttCGACTTTGGGTattattttccgttacggtgttaaacacagtgaaaaaccattgttatattttgatagctcGGGCATTTCcagacgcgttgatacctaatctgtttatgatttttactgtttatttatatttatatcacatctagggaaaggggggtgatttgaatttttatgttttttattataatttttttttttaaaccttttttttaatttttactatttttcagactacctagggtactttaaccctaggttgtctgattgatcctaccgtatactgccattctacagtatggcagtatatggggatcttCCTCCTCAAtctttacaatgtgctgatagcacattgtaatgaaagattTAACACAaagcagccttgggtcttcggaagaccagatgccgtcatggtgacggatcgccactccccgatgacgacactgggagcgacgatcctcggtaagatggcgacgcccatgcACTGCCATCTTTTTGAGCCCCCGGCGCTTTCGTaggccgtgagccctctccatgcacccgaacCCGGCatttcggtaaggggttaatataactatgtttttactctgtaatgtcctattttatttgtatatgttccccataatctgtaaatcATAAGAAAAGCACTATATCTATAAGCTATAGATTCCAAATTAAGGCCATCTGAAGTAATGCTTCCCCTCCAGCTTCATTTTACTTTcagcatttgcatatgactttggtggTGATTTTTATTAAGTAAACAGGCAAGATTTCACAGGCAAGAGGGAATGCTATTAATTATATCTTGTACTGTACCTAAGGGTTCTGTGGAGTTTCTATAACTCATTAAAATTATCGAAATTCTTGTAGAAAGataatttttactttattttataaatttctAGTAATCCAAAATTCATTTGATTTTTCAGTCTCACTGACTTTCATCAGAAACGGATAACTGGGGGTAAAGTGGATAGGATTGTAGCCAGCACCAGACGCCCTAGACAGCGTGTTAACTGCAGCCTAGGGCTGGCTACTATCCGGTCCACTTTACCCCCAGTAATCTGTTTCTGTAGAAGGTCAGTGAGACCGAAAAGTCAAATGAATTTTGGATTACTagaaatttattaaataaaatgaaaattgtCTTTCTACAAGAATTTGGAGTGCCGGGTTATTGTTATTTTGCAGATCTGGGTTGGTAGCCTACCCGTAGCACCCTACAACCAATAGGAGTGACGTATACCACGTATAAATTACGTTCTCCATAATCATTGGTCCACTGAACGCAAAATGTATTTGTTTAGTCTAGATCTTCATTGGACATGAGCAGTTTCTTATATATGTAGCTGTCTTAGTTTATATATCTGTTTTTCTATAGGTGGCTGATGAATATTTCAGATTGAAATTTGGGGCACAATGATTTTACACAACACTTCCATTGGATTGAATCTATCTAACTACAGGAGAGTGGAAGAATTCATTCTTCTTGGACTGACCAGCAACAGGGATATTCAGATTCTGTTATTtgttatatttctatatttttatattatttcccTCGTTGGTAACATAATCATTATTATTCTCAGTAGAATAAGCTCCCGTCTTCACACCCCTATGTATTTTTTCTTGAGTAATCTGTCATTTTTGGACATCTGTTACACATCATGTATTGTCCCAAAAATGCTCATTCATTTCTTGGCAGTGAAAAAAACTATATCCTTCAATGGTTGTGCCACACAGATGTTCATTCATCTCTCTTTAGGAAGTACAGAGTGTTACCTCTTGTTGTCAATGGCCTATGACCGATACGTGGCTATATGTGCCCCTTTACACTACACAAATATTATGCATCCCATCTTGTGCATTGCAATGGCGACTGGTTCCTGGGTTGGTGGTACACTAAACTCCATTGTGAACACTGTCCTCGCATTGCAGTTGCCCTTCTGTGGTCCAAATGTACTTAATCACTTTTTCTGTGAGGTCCCTTTAATCCTGGAGCTGGCCTGTGCAGATACATCTTTTAATAAGACAGTTCTTTTCTTCTTTGCCATGTTTGTAGCAATGGTTCCATTTTTTCTTATCCTTATTACATATTGTTACATCATTTCCAGCATACTGAAGATAAGAACATCTGTAGGGCGGAGgaaggccttctccacctgtgCTTCACACATTACAGTTGTATCCCTCTTTTATGGCGCcgccatatttatatatatgagaCCTGGATCAACCCATGGGGTGAACCAAGACAAGATGGCCACTTTGTTCTATAGTGTTATAACCCCAATGCTGAATCCTATGATATACACGTTGAGGAATAAGGATGTGATTGGAGCACTTGTAGACTTAGTCCAAAAAAAGTCAGGTCAAACAAATGATCTGGTCATTCACACGAGGTAGTTCACATTGGGCAACAGGTTTTGGACTATTGGTCACGCTGATGATCACATGGAAGTGATACAACTGAAATGGGTAGCAAACTAATTACACAAATCAAATATTCTAGGATTTAATAGATGATCCTGTTAGTGCTATACATAGGATATACTATCTACACAGGAAAACAATCTGTGGAGTTGTGGTGAACACACAGGGGAACACATGAGTATGAAGAGGGTACAATAAATTGCACAGCTATAATCTTTctacattttataaatataaataaaatataaaatttatatatatataatatcaattCATGTTAGGAATTAGTTCATCAGGGTAGTCACAGAAGTTTCTTACAATATCCAAACCAAAGTGTAAGGATTTAATTCAATCCATGTATGTAATGTTAGATCATGAATTGCGTATGAATGCTGCTTCCCTAATTACATCAAGGTTTAACCAAATACATAAATCCAAAATATATTCTAGTCATATCATGTAATATTCATTGCATTTATAAAATCCTTCTATGTGTAAGTTTTTTCAGTTGAATGTTACTGATCACTAAAGTTGTTGCAGTGGTTCATTTATAGATCTGTTTATGTTCTAACGGTAAGTTCTTATAATTTAACAGCTCTTGCAAACAGTGTTACCACCTGCTATACAGTGTCTTTCTGTTGTATTGTGTGTCCTACTAGTTGGTGTACAGTGTTTGTCGCGTGGTATAGTTAGCCTTGGTATCCCCTTGGAGTGTTTGAATCTACTGTTTTGTCTCTGTCAGAGTTCACTAGATctcagtgtacaggcagtccccgggttacgtacaacataggttctgtaggtttgttcttaagttgaatttgtatgtaagttggaactgtatattttataattgtaactccagccaaaattaTTTTGATCTATGTGACCATTGGATataaaaacttttgggttgtcataagaacaaggattaacaataaagctaattgcagacacctttgataactcttacagctgataattgtagcctaagtctaaagtacagtaattaccaacatacagaggtctgtttgtaacttggggtcggctgtaagtcggatgttcttaagtagggcctGTATATTGACCCTATACATTGTTGGCTTCCCATGGGAATTGATGATTGGTTATTTCCTGATTTctaatatataataaaagtaaaaacctTATAATAGAGAATCCATAAACAAAACATTcacaatgtgcagaataatatgtatacatTGGTGCACAACTTCCAAtattagtgtcaggtcggatgacagtACCCATACCAGCTGCTATGGCTACTCCCTGTTGTTACACTCCTTAACTTAAAGGGGGTctgcccatgaaaaaaaattctcaaatttcaatccctagTGATGttgacacaataaagatcattccgAATTGTCACTTTTTTGTCCTTTCAcaacaaataaaaatgtaataaaaactgatctaaaGATTGCACAAGCCCCaaattggcagcaatgaaaacatcaggttgtcctggaaaaaaatgacaccttattcATCTCCGTACTcctaaatatgaaaaagttattggagtcagaatatggtaaaagtaataattattttttggtacaaatggttttaatttttggtaaaatgtaTTAACACCTATTAAAACCTATGTagatttgatatccctgtgatcatatcaCATTGACGCATGCTTTTTTATAAAAGCATTGTTggcaacaatgtaattaggcaaatctcttcacaGCTGTTGcgatgtgtttgaaaatgcatgctttaataCAAActtaacgcaatgtgtgaacgcagcctatggcacgtgtgtcagaggtggcactcagagcccttcctgtgggcacccaggctgtcaccccaagacagagttcaccaggcaGTCGCCCCAGACgacttgagatgctgctctcaacgctcttttaaggtgacacatccttgacttattggaactgcaggaagagtgagaaggtgtgaacaggaacAGATTAACTTTTGAAGTCCCTTGCTGGCCCTATGATTCCTgttcagagagaccctggagagtagctacaatgatgtcttaCTTGCAACTATATTGGAGTActcagggggctgatatgatcgaatgttgtggaagaacagggagcaataagttactgtttaaattgtcatgttggcacttcacgataaataattgggttttggttgtagcttgggcacgtggtctctaaaaggtttaccatcactggcctatagaaacctatcaaagctcagagctaatattaatgacctgtgacaaAATAGAATCTGAACTGCTGTTAGTTGCTTATTgcaacagcagacaatggctcctgtatatggcggTTATCATTatctcacatattacttcacatcttacctcacacttAAGCTGTATTATGTTCATTGCCttaagtaaccaatcacagctcagcgctcatgttaatgacctgtggcagaacagcaaccaatcacagctcagcttccaacttcCACAGcagcaaaatttggtgactgtaaccgcgacggtgcagattcctttagtggacgtACACTCAGAATATATACATTTAATATATAAAGCTTTCATATCCATATATTGTCTACTAGCTGTAGTTCCT
Proteins encoded:
- the LOC140128498 gene encoding putative olfactory receptor 2B8; this encodes MILHNTSIGLNLSNYRRVEEFILLGLTSNRDIQILLFVIFLYFYIISLVGNIIIIILSRISSRLHTPMYFFLSNLSFLDICYTSCIVPKMLIHFLAVKKTISFNGCATQMFIHLSLGSTECYLLLSMAYDRYVAICAPLHYTNIMHPILCIAMATGSWVGGTLNSIVNTVLALQLPFCGPNVLNHFFCEVPLILELACADTSFNKTVLFFFAMFVAMVPFFLILITYCYIISSILKIRTSVGRRKAFSTCASHITVVSLFYGAAIFIYMRPGSTHGVNQDKMATLFYSVITPMLNPMIYTLRNKDVIGALQRTLKQRQKMEGPCWVDRC